GCCTCACTGTCGGAAATAAGGACATGCACCGGACCTCCAGGCGCATTGGCAATGCACTCCGCGATTAACCGAGTGCCAGTTGGCGCGATGTTTGGTCCTCCGACAGCCGCGAAATCGGTGGACATGAAAGTGCGCGCAAGGTATGAGAGCCACTGAGGATCTGGATAAGCATCGTCATCGAGATAGGCGACAATTTCCCCGCGGGCCGCTTGCAATCCGGTATTTCGCGCACTGCTCAGCCCGCGATTCGGAGTGCTGATCACGCGAAAGCCATACTCGCGAGCCAGGGCTGCCGAATCATCCACCGAGCCGTCATCTACGACGATCACTTCAAAGTTTGGATAATCGACCCTCCTTAAACCTTCACAGCACTCCCGGATGGTGCGCGACCCGTTGTAAGTACAGACCACTACTGATATGTGAGGCAAGGATACGTCTGGCGAAAATGGACTTTGAGAGAACGCTTCGCGCACAGCCGCTAAAGCGGGCTTCGGCGACCTGTCACGGCCGGTGAGACCGAACTCCCAATCCTCAGCTTCGGCACCGCCTCTAAACCATTCATCCGTCCAGGAGTAAACGAAGACGCCAGCGCAGCCGGCTTCGAAGGCTGTACGAATTTCCCAATCGAGTACGCGTGCTTGGGTCTCTTTGCCATTGCGAAAGCTATCCAAGCCAATCTCCCCCATAAGCAGGGGAGCGTCACCCGCGATGTTCTGTAACCGACCCAAATAGGCCGCGAATTGCTCCTGCGATTCGAGGTAAACGTTGAAGCAGAAAAAATCCAGGAAGGGTAACTGCAGATATTCAGTAGAGGGATAGTTGACGTATGTAACAATGCCGGCTGGATCTTCGGCCTTTACGACCTGATAAAGTTTTTGGAGGTATCTCTCCACTCTATGGCGCCCGTGCCACCGCACGATCGCTGCTGGAATTTCATTTCCCAGCGAGTAGGCAAGAATGGCTGGATGCCCAGCGTAGGAACGCACCTCCTCACGAAAGATCTCGGCAATATCTGGCGCGCCGTTTCGGTCCGAAAGAAAGCCAATGTATTGATCGGCGGAAAGGTCGATAACAACACGAAGATGATGCTGTTGAGCTATGTTGAGTAACGAGCATGGCGGCGTGTTATAGACCCGGACAGCGTTGATGCCATTCGCCGACATCAACGCAAAATCGCTCTGAACTCTTTCTAAATTGTGATACTGATTTCCAGTTTCATCGGGGCGAAATGTTCCGTAAGTCACACCGCGGACGTATAACTTCTCGTCTCCAATCCAAATAAACTTGCCTTGCACACGCGGGCGGACCTCCGCACGAATCAATGGTGAGAACCGGAAGGCGACTCGTTCGTACATGAGTACTGCTCTTGGAATCCCGTTTTGGTCCTGTTGGATCGGATTCTGACTTAGCTTTGACCTACTTAAATAGGCGACGAGTGCTGCTCGGTCTTAAGCTATGGATTCGGCAACCGCTTTTGGGGAACGGACTGGCGAGCTTTGCAAAGTTGACGCGGCGCGCCCAGAAACCCCGCATTTTGGTGCAAAGCTGAAATACAAGTCAAGGGGTAAAACTTAACAAAATGGTAACCTTGCGATGTCACTTGAATAAGTGGAAGTCAAAGTATGCCGCCATGTTCTTGTGATGCACCTTCGGCATGTGCAACACTTTGCACATTCATGATCGCGCGACTCACCCCAACTTAAAAGCCAACCAGAGCGCAATCATGACACGCGTCGTGATCGGCTGATCAAGACGCCGTGGCGCAAGAATCAATGCCCGCACTGCAGAAGATTGCGATCTACAGACAACCCTGCGCCTGGCTTTTGACTGGTAATCACGATTGGGATTACCGAACTTAATCACCTTTAAAAAATTCCGCGATAATGTTTCATTCCATAGCTAAAGCGACTCGTCATGAGCGCTGATCGGCAGCTCTCCTCTCCACCATTTCTTTTAGGCGAGTCTTAGCCAGCCGTACCGTTCGATCATCGCCGGCATCATTCCAGGTAGAGCAACGGATTCAGCATGAACCTGGCCTAATTCACTGCTGTGCACGGAACAGCGAATTTATCAGCGAATTTAACAGCGAATTTTTTCACAAAAGGGCGGCGAGCAACGGACGATTCCGCGCAACCGCCTGCCCGCGAAGGGATTACGGAAGTTCGCGATTTTTCCCCGCCACAAAGAACAGTGAATAACAGTGAATAAGCAGTGAATTCTGAAATTCGCATCCGTTGCTCGCGCCAGCGTCGGATGGTTGCGGCAAGCACTCTCCCACAGCCGCGCGAGTTCCAAAATGAAATTTCACGTTGACTCGAAATCTTGACTCGTGGTAGCACCGAACTAGCTTCGGTGCTGAGGCAGGTTCGGTGCTGGAGGATGGCCGCTCCGGAGATGACAATCCCGACCGCGTAACTCCCGCAACCACAGCCGTCTTCGCCCTGATCATGCACAACCATCCGCCGGCGACGCCTTCAACCGCGGAGGCACAGGTCTTTGACCAGATGCTGGCGCGCAATCTGCGCTCCGGCTAACTGTTATTGCGCACCGCAGTGCCGCTGATGCTGAAACAAGGGAGCGGAGTGGTCGTCAACATCGCCTCTCGCTCAGCACTCGATCATGCAGCCGGAACGGCTGCATATGCCGCGTCCAAGGCCACTGCCGTCGCCATGATTGACTCCTTGGCAGCCGATCTCAGAGGCACCGGTGTGCGCGCAAATTGCGTCCTTCCGGGCATTATCGACACCGCCGCCAACCGAAAAGCGATGCCCGGCGCTGACTTCTCCAAGTGGCTGGAAGACAAATCGATCGCTAGCGAAGAAGTTGACCAATGAACAAATCAGCACACTGGCAACGTTTGCTGCCAGATAAGGCCATCGCAGACCCTCAACCAGCACCCATGTGAACCCGAGATTGCCCAAAATCGAGATAAGTCCGTTAGCAATATGAAATCGCAGCAATCTCGTCCACACACCATGGCGAAAAGGAGCGACTACATCAGCCCACGTCAGGTGTTCGTGCCACACGAAATTATGCAGAACCGCAGCCTCCACTGCGATTGCCGTCGCGGTCAGATAATTCGTTGATAATCCTCGTTTTAGCGCTAAAAGAACTGCAAGTTGTAGGACAAACCCCAAAATTCCAACCGCATTAAACACTCCCCAGCGTCGCAGCTGCCGTCGTTTACCGGCACTCATTACAGTCGCTCCAGTTCGTAGAGAGTCCGAGTGTGTCGGATAAACGCGAAAATCGCGATTGCTGTCATCCCGATCGAACCCAGGACAGCGCCGAAATCCCACAGACTTAAAGGCAATCCAAAGGGATGAACTACAGGATGAAAGAATACATATAAGTTGCCAGTACACAACAAGATACGCAATTCTGTCGGGCCAAAGCAGAAGTACGACATCTCGAACTGAGCAAGGGCGTAAGTGGCAAGAAAAATTTCGGATGAAAGCAGCAGATAAGCAACCAGCATCCACACCGCGATCAGCGGATTCATGTATCCCGAGAGCCCCATTCCAGCCAGAAGCGCGCTTACTCCGAAGCAATCGATTACGTGGTCTACGTAAAATCCATACCGCGGACGCTGCTGGTTGCGGTATCGCGCAAGTGTTCCGTCGAGACTGTCGCCGAACCAATTCACCGCCAAGAAGAAGCAGGCCAGTAGCAAAGCGTAGCGATTAAAGCGAGACAACGCGTAAGAGGCGCCGGCTAACAGCATTCCGGCGGCTCCTAATATGGTTAAATGGTCCGAATTAAGCGCATTTGGCATACGTTCTGCGCACCAAAGAAGCGCTTTCTTTTCAGCTTTGGTGATGAAACTCTGCTGGATTCTGGCCGCTTCGCGAAACTTCTCGACCTGCGATGCGACGATTCTGAGCTGCAATTCTGACATTTTGAGGTCTCCACAACGAACCTTTCGGGCATTCCCAGCCCTGCTTTGCGACCTATTTGAGGCACTTTGGGGCGTAAGCACAATGCACAGGCGCTCCGGCGGAGGTAAATTCAAGGTAATTCGGCAACACTCCCAGGTGCAACAAGTTAGGAGGAAGATCATCGAGTCGATGACATCCACCTCCTCAACCGACCTCTTCTAACCTCTTTAGTGGTGCTTTATTCCGCCTATGGAGCCGAAATGGGATTCCCTAAAGTAGTCGTTGTTACCGGAGCATCCGCTGGAGTTGGTCGTTCTACCGCTCGTTTATTCGCAAAAAAAGGCGCTGATGTCGCTCTGATTGCACGTGGAATCGACGGTTTAGAGGCAGCAAAGCGCGAAATTGAAGCCTTTGGACGCCGCGCTTTGGTCCTTCCAATCGACATTTCCGACGCTGAAGCCGTCGAAAATGCGGCTACCAGCACCGAACAAGAGCTCGGACCGATCGACGTTTGGGCCAATGTGGCCATGGTTTCGGTCTTTTCGCCGTTCACAAAAATGACTGCCGCGGAGTTTAAACGCGTCACCGACGTCACTTATTTGGGCTATGTGTACGGCACAATGTCGGCTTTGCGACGCATGCAGTCGCGCAATCGCGGCACAATTGTGCAGGTTGGATCGGCTTTGGCGTACCGAAGTATCCCTTTGCAGTCGGCTTATTGCGGCGCTAAACACGCTATTGTGGGCTTCACCGACTCCATTCGGTGCGAGCTAGAGCACATAAAAAGCAGAGTTCGGATCACTGCAGTGCACCTTCCGGCGCTCAATACGCCGCAATTTAGCTGGGTTAAGAGCCGTTTGCCGCGCAAACCGCAGCCTGTTCCGCCCATCTTTCAGCCGGAAGTGGCAGCCAAAGCGATCGTCCATGCGGCCACTCATCCCCGCCGAGAACTCTGGGTTGGCGCCTCGACGGTCGCCGCCATCCAGGTGCAAAAATTCATTCCCGGACTGCTCGACGAGTACCTCGGCAAGACCGGATACGACTCGCAACAATATGATGGCCCTGCCGATCCGAATCGCCCCAACAATCTCTGGAAGCCGCTGCCTGGCGATTCAGGTGCTCACGGAGAATTTGATCATCGCGCGCACAACCGGAGCTGGCAATCGACTCTCAACCTCAATCGCCGCTGGATCGGATGGGGAGTGCTGGTCGCCGGAGTTGCAGCAGCGCTGCTTGCCGGACCGCCTGCCGTGACCGATGAAGCTGTGACAAAAGAAGCAGCTTGATCAGTTCCCAGATCAGGAAGGCTCTTTTTGCTGCGAAGAACGCTCCGACTGAGCAGAACCACCTGCGGTAGCGGGTGGTGCTTCGGCTTGCCTCAAATGTTCTGTTGTCCAGCAATGCGCACCCATTTTAGAGTTTCGGTGGTATCGGCTTTCTCCAAACAAGTGGCGCTTCCCGAGAGCAGTCTGTCCGCTGCATGCTTGAACAGTGCAGATTCGAAGTCAGCACAAAGAACGCCAGCGGAGGCTGCCCATTCGACACACGATTGTCTTCCTCGCTGCTCTCATCTTGAGTTCGCCGACCTGCCGTTTTGAACAATCCTTCTCAGATAATGGCGGCAAGACCCGGGAGGTGAACTGGATCGCGATGGACACGCGAACAGCAAATGAATCCGACGGCGCCTCTCACCAGCGCTGAACGCTCGAGGGACGCGCGAGCACATGACGAGAAGCTCACGGAACCAGCGGCGTATCGCCGCCGGTACTGATCAATCCATGCCGCTAATCTTGTAATACCTGGCCATCCAGTACGACAGGATGTAATCGATGGCTGCAGTCTCAATCGTGCCATCGCCGCCACCGTATAGCAGCCGCGGACTTCGTTGCCAGAGAAAGTCCGTATTGGGACGCTGCGGCACGGGAATAATGACGCATGCACGATCCGTTTGGCCGCATGCCGGATATTGAGAGGTTAGGTCTACCCAGGCGTCGCGCCGCGGACGCTGCAGCCACTGGTTCAAGAGTTGCACGGTCTGCTGATCGCGCACCAGGTCCTCGCCCTGGATTGCGCGATTGATCATGTTGAAGTGCGCATTCTGATGGGTCTGCGTTGTATTCCAGAGCACCGAATAGGCTGTCAGATAGCTTCGCAGGAAGGGCGAAGTCCTCTCTTCGAGTCGGATCAGGTTATAGAGATTGATGCTGTCGAGATTGAACTTGAAGTAATGGTTATGGTCATCGCCGCAGTCATAAAGAATGGGCAGAGCCACGAAAGCCGAGAGCGCCGCGCGGTAGGCCTGATAGGTAAGCTCGAATCGCGGGGGATTTACATGACGACCGACTTGAAGGAAGCTCAAGATCTGGTCGGGATGACTCAAAAACGAAGTGCTGATGGTGCCGTTTGGCATCACCACTGACCAGTGGTTCGCGATGAGATTATTGAGAAGGCGAGTGACTTCACTACTCACGTTCGACCGGACGGAATCGTCGTCCACCATGTCATAGGCGATGCCCAACCCAAAAAACACTCCCGAGTACTGATCGCGGGAAGTGTTACCAACCCATTTGTAGCTCTGTCCCGAAACGGTACCGTCATAGATCCCGAGATCCTGGTTTTCGGCGGCTAAATCTGCAGCATACGGCGAGTCTGCCGGAAACAGGCATCGCGCCAAGACATCCGTTCCCGTTATCTCTCTCAGCGACTGGATGCCGGCTAACGCTCGCCGCAGATTGTCGGATGAACCGGTTACCTGGTAACGGAACGCCTCCGCCGCCAGGTAGTGGCCACTCCAGATCGCCGAATCGCGGCAACGGGTGTAGCTCGAAACTGTGTTGTAGGCTGGGGAGCTTGGATCTGCAGAGGCGAACCGCGGATCGAGAATGGTCCCGTAAGGCACGTG
The nucleotide sequence above comes from Acidobacteriota bacterium. Encoded proteins:
- a CDS encoding glycosyl transferase — its product is MYERVAFRFSPLIRAEVRPRVQGKFIWIGDEKLYVRGVTYGTFRPDETGNQYHNLERVQSDFALMSANGINAVRVYNTPPCSLLNIAQQHHLRVVIDLSADQYIGFLSDRNGAPDIAEIFREEVRSYAGHPAILAYSLGNEIPAAIVRWHGRHRVERYLQKLYQVVKAEDPAGIVTYVNYPSTEYLQLPFLDFFCFNVYLESQEQFAAYLGRLQNIAGDAPLLMGEIGLDSFRNGKETQARVLDWEIRTAFEAGCAGVFVYSWTDEWFRGGAEAEDWEFGLTGRDRSPKPALAAVREAFSQSPFSPDVSLPHISVVVCTYNGSRTIRECCEGLRRVDYPNFEVIVVDDGSVDDSAALAREYGFRVISTPNRGLSSARNTGLQAARGEIVAYLDDDAYPDPQWLSYLARTFMSTDFAAVGGPNIAPTGTRLIAECIANAPGGPVHVLISDSEAEHIPGCNMAFRKSELVAIGGFDSQFRVAGDDVDVCWRLKQSGRKLGFCPAAMVWHHRRGSVRAYWKQQRGYGKAEALLEAKWPDKYNTAGHVSWSGRVYGNGHVHGLLRRTRIYQGVWGSAPFQSIYQPAHGTLSALPLMPEWYLLIPGFAALSGIGKLWNPLLFALPFLALAVAIPVLQSYLSAARTKITRAARPGIPQMRLRVLITFLHVLQPAARLYGRLGCGLTLWRRRGPSVMAFPWPRNFRIWNEHWRAPNERLQSIKSGLRADGACVLPGGDFDRWDLEVRPNLLGAARLRMAVEEHGMGRQLVRFRVWPKPSAGAIALVVLFCGFSTGAALHRAWAGAAILAAMAMIVAARGLQECAAATGALLSPVVAEERAARAAAVPNLKLAEIVPATGKLRVRPATTVPGETAAAKKSLRQGAG
- a CDS encoding short-chain dehydrogenase, with the protein product MGFPKVVVVTGASAGVGRSTARLFAKKGADVALIARGIDGLEAAKREIEAFGRRALVLPIDISDAEAVENAATSTEQELGPIDVWANVAMVSVFSPFTKMTAAEFKRVTDVTYLGYVYGTMSALRRMQSRNRGTIVQVGSALAYRSIPLQSAYCGAKHAIVGFTDSIRCELEHIKSRVRITAVHLPALNTPQFSWVKSRLPRKPQPVPPIFQPEVAAKAIVHAATHPRRELWVGASTVAAIQVQKFIPGLLDEYLGKTGYDSQQYDGPADPNRPNNLWKPLPGDSGAHGEFDHRAHNRSWQSTLNLNRRWIGWGVLVAGVAAALLAGPPAVTDEAVTKEAA